In one window of Acidobacteriota bacterium DNA:
- a CDS encoding sigma-70 family RNA polymerase sigma factor has protein sequence MSDSDGEILVSLQDGGLRQDAGEAAPEDPSATARIVRDLQRGVNLEAGFRNLFDRYYWPLYRSFRRRGFSEEETRDLVQDVFVGVHQSVATYRWEAPFEAWLLGLARNAARKRLRVIVHRRSGRELPLETTLDGEPIELPTLASDDPLADFLRLERGDALRTAVADLPPRMRACVQLWLERDLSYVEIAEVLQIAEDTVKVHMFQARKRLRQALRPANDERRDEHGP, from the coding sequence GTGAGCGATTCCGATGGGGAGATTCTCGTCTCCTTGCAGGATGGCGGCTTGCGCCAGGATGCCGGCGAAGCGGCCCCCGAAGACCCGTCCGCAACCGCCCGGATCGTCCGCGATCTGCAGCGCGGAGTAAACCTCGAAGCCGGTTTTCGGAACCTCTTCGACCGATACTATTGGCCCCTTTACCGGAGCTTCCGGCGTCGGGGTTTTTCTGAAGAGGAGACGAGGGACTTGGTGCAGGACGTCTTTGTCGGCGTTCATCAGAGCGTCGCGACCTACCGCTGGGAAGCGCCCTTCGAAGCCTGGCTCCTGGGCCTGGCGCGCAACGCCGCCCGCAAGCGCCTGCGGGTCATCGTGCATCGCCGGAGCGGTCGCGAGCTACCCCTCGAGACCACCCTCGACGGCGAGCCGATCGAGCTTCCGACGCTGGCCAGCGACGACCCCCTGGCGGACTTTCTGCGCCTCGAACGCGGCGACGCCCTGCGCACCGCCGTCGCCGACCTGCCACCCCGGATGAGAGCTTGCGTCCAGCTCTGGCTCGAACGCGATCTCTCCTACGTCGAGATCGCCGAAGTACTGCAAATCGCCGAGGACACGGTCAAGGTCCACATGTTCCAAGCCCGCAAACGGCTGCGCCAAGCGCTGCGGCCGGCGAACGACGAGAGGCGAGATGAGCACGGA